The following proteins are co-located in the Sandaracinaceae bacterium genome:
- a CDS encoding serine/threonine-protein kinase, which produces MRLCPQCDLREHDPRRPRCRVCGEPLIEVVDPRVGSVLGSRYRVEGVIGEGGMATVYRARHALMERPYAVKVLRRALASDEKLVERMKREGRNIASLTHPNIVQVYDYGETDDGAPYLVMELLDGQPLRQLMRGRPLYGPLLLDVAIQTMRGLARAHDLGVVHRDLKPENVFVCRDDEGEPRVVIVDFGIARSRDQSRLTQAGQLVGTPQYLAPERVSSREDTPSADLYSFGVVLFEMATGRLPFQSNSATGYVVKHVQEPPPRPRTLNPNLEPELEALILELLAKDPRERPVDAHQVLDRLELMLPPELRRESRPSVPNHDPREHTSTLDGWQIRAELFERLVQEAYPGGAPTKERNALTQMHEALKRMRETRRHGLRAQLALDALETEGREAGLRLGHALHVLGRDLSVARDAARGAGLASDESSRAEARARDVFERAVSSLAVRMAAPPEHPDAPLVDAGHAVQAAVDAWARAAVEAEHARAETERANASVRDLDYQLGTLRQQMRQLERDYAARTAHSRAALEASGREQRHLARRLASLSEQLISPLRHRTDLKPLFVAIEGTGTSDPFPSRASG; this is translated from the coding sequence GTGCGGCTCTGTCCCCAGTGTGACCTGCGCGAGCACGACCCGAGGCGGCCGCGCTGTCGGGTCTGCGGGGAGCCGCTCATCGAGGTCGTCGATCCGCGCGTCGGGTCCGTGCTCGGGAGCCGCTACCGCGTCGAGGGGGTGATCGGCGAGGGCGGCATGGCGACCGTCTACCGCGCGCGGCACGCGTTGATGGAGCGCCCCTACGCCGTGAAGGTGCTGCGGCGCGCCCTCGCGAGCGACGAGAAGCTGGTGGAGCGCATGAAGCGGGAGGGACGCAACATCGCTTCCCTCACCCATCCCAACATCGTACAGGTCTACGACTACGGAGAGACCGACGACGGCGCCCCCTACCTCGTCATGGAGCTGCTCGACGGGCAGCCCCTGCGCCAGCTCATGCGGGGCCGCCCGCTCTACGGGCCGCTCCTGCTCGACGTGGCCATCCAGACCATGCGGGGGCTCGCCCGGGCGCACGACCTCGGCGTGGTGCACCGCGACCTCAAGCCCGAGAACGTCTTCGTCTGCCGGGACGACGAGGGGGAGCCGCGGGTGGTGATCGTCGACTTCGGCATCGCGCGCTCGCGAGACCAGTCGCGACTGACCCAGGCGGGGCAGCTGGTGGGGACACCGCAGTACCTCGCGCCGGAGCGCGTCTCCTCACGAGAGGACACCCCGAGCGCGGATCTCTACTCGTTCGGCGTGGTGCTCTTCGAGATGGCGACCGGGCGCCTGCCCTTCCAGTCGAACAGCGCCACCGGGTACGTGGTCAAACACGTCCAGGAGCCGCCGCCGCGGCCGCGCACGCTGAACCCCAACCTCGAGCCCGAGCTGGAGGCCTTGATCCTCGAGCTGCTCGCGAAGGACCCGCGAGAGCGGCCGGTCGACGCCCACCAGGTCCTCGATCGGCTCGAGCTCATGCTGCCGCCCGAGCTGCGGCGAGAGTCGCGACCGAGCGTCCCCAACCACGACCCGCGCGAGCACACCTCGACGCTCGACGGCTGGCAGATCCGGGCCGAGCTCTTCGAGCGGCTCGTGCAGGAGGCCTACCCCGGCGGGGCGCCGACGAAGGAGCGCAACGCGCTGACCCAGATGCACGAGGCGCTGAAGCGGATGCGCGAGACGCGCCGCCACGGGCTCCGCGCGCAGCTCGCGCTGGACGCGCTCGAGACGGAAGGGCGCGAGGCGGGCCTGCGGCTGGGGCACGCCCTGCACGTGCTCGGTCGCGACCTCTCGGTCGCCCGCGACGCGGCGCGCGGCGCGGGCCTCGCGTCGGACGAGTCGAGCCGCGCGGAGGCGCGCGCTCGTGACGTCTTCGAGCGCGCCGTCTCGAGCCTCGCGGTCCGGATGGCCGCGCCCCCCGAGCACCCCGACGCGCCGCTCGTCGACGCGGGGCACGCGGTGCAGGCGGCCGTCGACGCGTGGGCGCGCGCGGCGGTGGAGGCAGAGCACGCCCGCGCGGAGACCGAGCGGGCCAACGCGTCCGTCCGTGACCTCGACTACCAGCTCGGCACGCTGCGGCAGCAGATGCGTCAGCTCGAGCGCGACTACGCGGCCCGCACCGCGCACAGCCGGGCCGCCCTCGAGGCGAGCGGTCGAGAGCAGCGTCACCTGGCCCGCCGCCTCGCGTCGCTGAGCGAGCAGCTGATCTCACCGCTTCGGCATCGCACCGATCTGAAGCCGCTCTTCGTGGCCATCGAGGGCACGGGGACCAGCGACCCGTTCCCCTCGCGCGCCTCCGGCTGA
- a CDS encoding serine/threonine-protein kinase, whose protein sequence is MPTIREGWGTSVREALQESYPEPGALIDGAYRILEPLGEGGMGVVFKARDERLDRLVALKLIHPEQVCRPKARARFLEEARAMARVAHPNVVEIHAFGELEGAPYFVMEYVPGTDLERWLGQRGSRPSLGEAWTVLDQACAGAQAIHDSGTAHRDLKASNLLIGPDFRVLIADLGLARLVEEHSGETIVSGTPAYMAPELILGRAIPPELVPRVDVYSLGVLAFELFTGSLPFAASTLSETLRLQVKAPPPRLITRRHDLPKPFEDAVLQALAKDPLERTATVEDFREALAAAWECSRDETGSPFVLIVDDEPGYRSLLTKLLTRAFPTARVEAVPDGTRALALARSHPPNLVLSDLDMPGMNGIELTAELRAHEATREVPILVATGVGGPRDWHVLSQLGADAFVIKPFDPLQIIGMAESLLARRAAWRPPPRSRRSS, encoded by the coding sequence TTGCCCACGATCCGCGAGGGCTGGGGGACGAGCGTCCGAGAGGCCCTGCAGGAGAGCTACCCGGAGCCCGGCGCGCTGATCGACGGCGCATACCGGATCCTCGAGCCGCTCGGAGAGGGCGGCATGGGGGTGGTCTTCAAGGCGCGCGACGAGCGGCTCGACCGGCTCGTCGCGCTCAAGCTCATCCACCCGGAGCAGGTCTGTCGGCCGAAGGCCCGCGCCCGCTTCCTGGAGGAGGCGCGAGCGATGGCGCGCGTCGCGCACCCGAACGTGGTCGAGATCCACGCCTTCGGGGAGCTCGAAGGCGCGCCCTACTTCGTGATGGAGTACGTGCCGGGCACCGACCTCGAGCGCTGGCTCGGCCAGCGGGGCAGCCGCCCCTCGCTCGGCGAGGCGTGGACGGTCCTCGATCAGGCCTGCGCGGGCGCGCAAGCGATCCACGACTCCGGCACCGCGCACCGTGATCTGAAGGCGAGCAACCTGCTCATCGGGCCCGACTTCCGGGTGCTGATCGCCGACCTCGGGCTCGCGCGCCTGGTCGAGGAGCACAGCGGGGAGACCATCGTGAGCGGGACGCCGGCCTACATGGCGCCGGAGCTCATCCTCGGCCGCGCCATCCCGCCCGAGCTCGTGCCGCGGGTCGACGTCTACTCGCTCGGCGTGCTCGCGTTCGAGCTCTTCACCGGATCGCTGCCGTTCGCGGCCTCGACGCTGAGCGAGACCTTGCGCCTGCAGGTGAAGGCGCCCCCGCCGCGCTTGATCACCCGGCGGCACGATCTGCCCAAGCCCTTCGAGGACGCGGTGCTCCAGGCGCTGGCCAAGGACCCGCTCGAGCGGACGGCCACGGTGGAGGACTTCCGCGAGGCCCTCGCGGCGGCGTGGGAATGTTCCCGGGACGAGACGGGGAGCCCCTTCGTGCTCATCGTCGACGACGAGCCGGGCTACCGATCGCTGCTCACCAAGCTCCTGACCCGCGCCTTCCCCACCGCGCGGGTCGAGGCGGTGCCCGACGGAACGCGCGCCCTCGCGCTCGCGCGCAGCCACCCGCCGAACCTCGTGCTCAGCGACCTCGACATGCCGGGGATGAACGGCATCGAGCTGACGGCCGAGCTGCGCGCCCACGAGGCGACCCGCGAGGTGCCCATCCTGGTCGCCACCGGCGTGGGCGGCCCGCGCGACTGGCACGTGCTCTCGCAGCTGGGGGCCGACGCCTTCGTGATCAAGCCCTTCGACCCGCTGCAGATCATCGGCATGGCGGAGAGCCTCCTCGCGCGTCGCGCGGCGTGGCGTCCGCCGCCCCGCTCGCGACGCTCCTCTTGA
- a CDS encoding radical SAM protein, whose protein sequence is MELGEALISLVAPLRPGDELAGARLSHASTELGLRLTFERGEGRVHVEVFPDEEGRAHAARSARLRFAYRLGRGHGAVSEAEGKALCEAVAALARENEAQVLAALHERDVEARDGRVREVTGGTLLEPAGPPEAPHYTLSPYVGCLIGCRFCYAQDRVGLARRLRGLPPAPWGSYVDARVDAPERLREELATRPPYPIKLCPIVSDPYHAIEAKLRLTRGCLEVLRDAQPRTVLVLTRARLIERDVDVLEAMPGAHAGFSIPTADDAVRAHFEPRAASIDARLEVLRAMRRRGVRTFAIVQPMLPGPLDALADALAAAVDSASLDVLRGEEDAGALFDAFPDAREEAWQRERLEQLAEALEARGVAIWSSELPPS, encoded by the coding sequence GTGGAGCTCGGCGAAGCGCTCATCTCTCTGGTCGCGCCGCTGAGGCCCGGAGACGAGCTGGCCGGCGCGCGCCTCAGCCACGCGTCGACGGAGCTCGGGCTACGGCTCACCTTCGAGCGCGGCGAGGGGCGCGTCCACGTGGAGGTCTTCCCCGACGAGGAGGGTCGCGCGCACGCCGCCCGCAGCGCGCGTCTCCGCTTCGCCTATCGCCTCGGGCGTGGACACGGCGCGGTGAGCGAGGCCGAGGGCAAGGCGCTGTGCGAAGCCGTCGCCGCGCTCGCCCGCGAGAACGAGGCGCAGGTCCTCGCCGCGCTGCACGAGCGTGACGTCGAGGCCCGAGACGGCCGCGTGCGAGAGGTGACGGGCGGCACGCTGCTCGAGCCCGCCGGGCCGCCCGAGGCCCCGCACTACACGCTCAGCCCCTACGTGGGCTGTCTGATCGGCTGCCGCTTCTGCTACGCCCAGGACCGGGTGGGCCTCGCCCGGCGCCTGCGTGGGCTGCCGCCCGCGCCCTGGGGAAGCTACGTGGACGCGCGGGTCGACGCGCCCGAGCGGCTGCGCGAGGAGCTGGCCACGCGCCCGCCCTACCCGATCAAGCTCTGCCCGATCGTCAGCGACCCCTATCACGCGATCGAGGCGAAGCTCCGGCTGACGCGCGGATGCCTCGAGGTGCTGCGGGACGCGCAGCCCCGGACGGTGCTGGTCCTGACGCGCGCGCGGCTGATCGAACGGGACGTGGACGTGCTCGAGGCGATGCCGGGCGCGCACGCGGGCTTCTCCATCCCCACCGCGGACGACGCGGTGCGCGCGCACTTCGAGCCGCGGGCCGCGTCGATCGACGCCCGCCTCGAGGTCCTCCGCGCCATGCGACGGCGAGGCGTACGGACCTTCGCGATCGTACAGCCCATGCTCCCCGGCCCGCTCGACGCGCTGGCCGACGCGCTCGCCGCGGCCGTCGACAGCGCCAGCCTCGACGTGCTCCGCGGCGAGGAGGACGCCGGCGCGCTCTTCGACGCGTTCCCCGACGCCCGTGAGGAGGCGTGGCAGCGAGAACGATTGGAGCAACTGGCGGAAGCGCTCGAGGCGCGCGGCGTGGCCATCTGGTCGAGCGAGCTGCCGCCCTCCTGA
- a CDS encoding putative metal-binding motif-containing protein produces the protein MIAASMLAACATGTGDEDGGTGGMDTGTVRDTGVGDTGVTPPGDAMPMDDGGDEFCSGVECEPFQYCDSGSCRDYPACRGDGSCDRPGDVCHNRRCVPGTVDVDGDGSPASEDCDETDPERYPGNTETCNMVDDDCNEMVDDGDPAVLCESNPGGGICIDGSCGCPAGTYDLDRSVPGCECVAAPPLEQGTSCEAAVDLGTLDDSGQMITVSGNVMPDDREVWYRFRGVDNTDTACDNYHVRAHFLTNPTDTFELTVARGDCATIECGDMGFTDYNWATDFRQTLAGTLTGQCPCAAAGSTPATDVSVCTDDSADYYMRVRRRAGSTLSCESYTIELSNGVYDSP, from the coding sequence ATGATCGCAGCCTCGATGCTCGCGGCATGCGCCACGGGCACGGGGGACGAGGACGGCGGCACCGGTGGCATGGACACCGGCACCGTGCGCGACACCGGCGTCGGCGACACCGGGGTGACGCCGCCGGGCGACGCGATGCCGATGGACGACGGCGGCGACGAGTTCTGCTCGGGCGTGGAATGCGAGCCCTTCCAGTACTGCGACAGCGGCTCGTGCCGGGACTACCCGGCGTGCCGCGGCGACGGCAGCTGCGATCGCCCCGGCGACGTGTGTCACAACCGGCGCTGCGTCCCCGGCACCGTGGACGTCGACGGGGACGGCTCGCCCGCCTCGGAGGACTGCGACGAGACGGACCCCGAGCGCTACCCCGGCAACACCGAGACCTGCAACATGGTCGACGACGACTGCAACGAGATGGTCGACGACGGCGATCCCGCGGTGCTCTGCGAGAGCAACCCGGGCGGCGGCATCTGCATCGACGGCTCGTGCGGCTGCCCCGCGGGCACCTACGACCTCGACCGCAGCGTGCCCGGCTGCGAGTGCGTGGCCGCGCCTCCGCTGGAGCAGGGGACCTCGTGCGAGGCGGCCGTCGACCTCGGCACGCTCGACGACAGCGGCCAGATGATCACGGTCAGCGGCAACGTCATGCCCGACGATCGCGAGGTCTGGTATCGCTTCCGCGGCGTCGACAACACCGACACCGCCTGCGACAACTACCATGTCCGCGCGCACTTCCTGACCAACCCGACCGACACCTTCGAGCTGACGGTGGCGAGGGGCGACTGCGCGACCATCGAGTGCGGTGACATGGGCTTCACCGACTACAACTGGGCCACCGACTTCCGCCAGACGCTGGCCGGGACGCTCACCGGCCAGTGCCCCTGCGCGGCCGCCGGCTCGACGCCCGCGACGGACGTGAGCGTCTGCACCGACGACAGCGCCGACTACTACATGCGCGTCCGCCGTCGCGCCGGCTC